TTATGAGTTAGTCCGGTCTACAcaatttcttgttagacttaggacacttgagtgagttgttacatatttattgagttgagtcctttgagttgaattgtaaaacgttgcataatttaatttgcatatttactgagttgagtcctttgagctgattgttgagttgaatgctgagtagattgtatatggtcgaaTTGGAATAGataaattgtgattggattgaatagaatggtatgtgactagattggatttgattattgagttgattgttgagttgagtgtatataatcggagtgtacatgattgaaagggatcgaattgtaaatgatttgattgaacggtattgtgtatgattggattggactgtatggtatatgattgatctttgtctaaaaatgtattattactttagacttatgacgccttgttgagtctctcttatcttttcaatttgagatatttggaccgctgctattcttccttgaggtatgtttcattctgccattttacataccagtacattccacgtactgacgccatttggcctgcatcatttcatgatgcagagacaggtttgagagatcgtcaataggagcatcattggggatctattcgcactcagcgtgttggtgagtcctcccctacattcagaGGACACCGTCTATGTATTCTCGCATcaagttagcccttttcattttgatttgaggtagccatgaacatgtcattggcaccaattagatagtagtgatagaggcttcatagactagatagtgatgagtcgatcgagttattcttgtcaaactatttataattacaaatattagagtcaaatttgttggcccatggcctttattctttgagttagactgaggtttgagttgcccactgaatattctctttattcttttgtcttccgctgatcgaatgaatgaacggatgtgtgatcaggctatgtggttcgcttgggagccaaaaatggtttctgagtgccggttacgtctagggtaccctcccggggcgtgacataaaactccatccaatcaactcaatcaaatcatatcgacaagtctcatttaaaccttgtcaactcatcaactctagcACAATCAATCATCTCCAAATCATGTTCTTCAAGAGTGAaattaaatgcacatttataatAACTCTCAAACATCACAAACTatttcctctattcatttaatcaatctttaAGACTCAACACAACCTCAAGGCTTTAAATTAACAATTCAAGTTAAGCAACACTTTTAAGAAAGCAACAtcatttatcataatctacatagtcaagaaaatcaataaagcatcTTTAACAACTCTTCCTCATCAATTCATATTCGCATCAAGGCTCtttttagaagtttcttgactcaacctcatcaacataacaagaatcactTTATTAGATAACAAAGctcatttgaacacaaccctagcaagaaactccatttctatggacatttatcctcaaagaaggtatagagcacatgggtggactcaacccatgttttggatagccttacataccttagtgaagacttgaaggaaactttgttgttgggtcttcaatggagaactcaaatctggaagctcttggactctttttgttggaaatggagaagaagaagaagagagagagagaagctcctagggcttttagagagagagtggggctgcaaaatatgttcccaaaagaccaagggtaataaatatataatttgggtaagttcccaaattgcccctccccaaaagttctgaaaataggctaaaatgtccctggcgcgatagtggcgcgtcgcgccattgcagcgccagactgattacgcctaaaacctgcacatctcgtagtggcgcgccgcgccagagaccaaactactgaggcatgtttctggcgcggtagtggcgcatcgcgccactggggCACCAAGCCCCTTTTTCCAGAATTTCAACCCAAGCCTGAAATCCctaccgtgctagttcgtcttaggatcgttatatcttttgactccgaacctCAAAATTCACGTTCTTGGtgacgttggaaagaagacaCAATGACCtataatttaataggtcgtggccCATCCAGATTGTcttccttcaaaagatagggtcgatAGAGGTCGACCCCTTAGgtgaactcctcctcaaacctAGCCCCGACGAATCCTTTGGATTTAaattggtcctaggggtcccttgtgaccccacatcacctccaacatccATAGATTTCTCGGGGACTCACCCTAGCTCACCGTACGCTCCTCAATAATCGAGTTCGGCCCTATCtatatacaagaagggtccgaattgTAGGGggaaattttgaggggtgttacagtagCCAGCAACAATTGTTGAAAAACTATTGCCAGCCAGCAACCCTTTTTATTGTATTTCCCCTTTTACGCATTTTTCCTtcccctataaatagagggcctcgcGCCCTCATTTGATTCATtcagaaaaaaaagagtaaaaatacaaagagagttatacaccaagataaatattatagtcttgagtgtcctctttagtagttgttccttttacaagagagaagtgtaaattgttgtttttttcttgtatttgagagcagtgtactcccatattatcgtagtaagatccttctaccccgtggtttttcccctctatctgtttgaggggtttccacgtaaaattctcgtgtccaatttattttcattatttattatcatatcaaactttagttgtggtctTCCTCCCCCAAACACTATAGACAAGTCAATTTCCATAAATTCTATTCAGACTTGAATTTCAAGTCCGAAACCATGGAGTTAGTATCCTGGTTCCTCCCCTATAACAACATTTAAACTTGAAATAGGCATGTATAAttcaccactacaaacatgggCTCAGGTAGTAGCACCCTCCACCTCCAACTTTAAATTTGTGGGTTCGAGTCACCAACAACTATAAGATACCATTTCTCATGTTATTGATTTATATTTCCTTAACGTTATGCATAGAGTGGGACCATTGAATGGTCAGTGTTTCGAAATTTTGATGGAACCTtccaaatttaattttcttcttctaaaagtcGTGTGGAAAACTACATGATATCCTTGTCCATGGACCACTAGTTTTGTAGATATTTTTTTTCCCAGTAGTGTGCATTACGCATGTTTCAATCTCCAACACTATTATTTACATAAGTTAGGAGTTCGAATAACTATATATAGATGTGTATTATGATAACTGTTTTTGTAAGAACATTGTGTTATTTGCTGAAAcaaacaaaccaaaaaaaatggtacgtcttttcttcttttattcaCTTGTTTGTTTTGTGTTGCTAAGTCAAAGTTTTTCGTCTTCCTCTGTGCATCACCTTTGCTCTCCTAGTGAAGCTTTTGCTTTGATTCAGTTCAAACAAACCTTTGAAATTATATCCGACGAGTACTCTAGTTTTGAATTTACTTGTTTCCCAAAAACAGTATCTTGGAATGAGAGTACGGATTGCTGCACTTGGGATGGAGTCACATGTGACATGTTAACAGGTCATGTTATCGATCTGGACCTTAGTTGCAGTCTGCTTAATGGAAGTATTCATCCCAACAGCAGCCTCTTCCAACTTTATCATCTTCAGACACTAAACCTTGCTCAAAATAACTTCAATTATTCTTCAATTCCAAATGACATTGGACGCTTGAGGAATTTGAGGAATCTCAACCTCTCTGAGTCTCATTTTGATGATAACATCCCAACAGAAATCTCATACCTCTCTAATTTGGTTTCACTTGATCTTTCTGGTAATCGATGTGAACTTGATCAGAAAACATTTGAAACACTGCTTCAAAACTTCACAAATCTGGAGgtagtttctctctcttttgtCAACATCTCATCTCCGATACCTATGAATTTGTCTTCCTCTTTAAGGTACGTGGATCTTCAATCAACCAATTTGCAAGGCGTTCTCACAGAGAACTTCTTTCTTCTGCCAAACTTGGAAAGGCTCAAATTGGATTACAATAAACTTCTCAAAGGAGATTTACCAAAGCTCCACCCGAGCAACACTCTGTTGGAGTTGAGTATTGCAAACACAGGCATCTCCGGTGAGCTGCCTTATTCGATTGGTACCTTGAATTCCTTGAATCACTTGAACCTCCATGGATGTGACTTCTCTGGTGGCATTCCTGATTCCATTGGAAACCTTACACAATTTAGGCAGTTAGATTTAGGTGATAATCATTTCACGGGCCATATTCCTTCAACAATCTCTAAACTGAAGAAGCTCACACATTTAGATCTTTCGTCCAACTCCTTTGGAGGCGAAATTCTCAATGTTTTCTCTAACCTCCAAGAGCTAGCTGAACTGTATCTTTCTAATAACAGCTTCATCGGTCCGTTTCCCTCTTCAATCTTAAACTTAACATATCTTCAAAGCTTAGACTTGTCAAGTAATTCTCTATCTGGTCCACTACCTAGCAATGCCAGCAAGCTTCCAAAGCTATTCAATCTAAATTTGTCTCACAACTCACTGAATGGCACAATACCCTCTTGGGTTTTTAATATTCCTAGTTTGGGGCTCCATCATAATCAATTCAGTAGAGTGTCTGATGAGCTCAAAACAAACCAAGCATTAGAATTTTTGGACTTAAGCCATAATCAACTCACTGGTCCATTTCCTCAATCACTTGCAAATCTCATTAACCTAATCTTCCTTGACCTTTCATCAAATAACATTACTGGTGACGCGGGAGTAGAAGTCTTTGCGACTATGCAAAGCCTTGATTCACTTTATCTTTCATACAATCCTCTATCATGGAGGATCAATATTAATGTTAGCAAAATCACCTTTCCTAGCGTAAGCTTTTTGCTCTTATCATCTTGTGAACTGGAAGATTTTCCACATTTCTTGAGAAATTTAAAGAATCTTCAGATCTTAGATCTTTCTAACAATAAGATTCATGGTCCGGTCCCTAATTGGTTTAGCGGCATGAAGTGGGACTACTTGTTGTGCCTAAACCTTTCTTATAATTCACTTACAGGACACATAGACCAACTTCCTTACCATGGCCTACCATATCTTGATGTTAAATTTAATTTCCTTCAGGGTCCACTACCTTCATCCATTTGTAACAGCAGCCTTCTCATGTTGGATTTATCACACAACTACTTCAATGACTCAATTCCAAGCTGTTTGGGTAGCATGGCTGAGCTAAAGGTGCTCGACTTAAGAGAGAACAATTTCAGTGGGAATCTTCCACCGTTATGTAGTCGAAGCACTTCATTGACTACCATTGTCTTGAATGGTAATCATTTTGAAGGACCTGTCCCTGTGTCGCTGCTCAACTGTACTGGCTTAGAAGTTCTTGATTTGGGGACTAATGCAATAACTGACACATTTCCAGCTTGGCTTGGAACTCTTCAACACCTGGAGGTCCTTATATTAAAGTCGAACAAGTTCCATGGACCCATAAGTTCTTGCCAAACTAAGTTTTGCTTTCCCAAGTTGCGGATATTTGATATTTCTCATAACGAATTCAGTGGCTCACTCTCTGCAGAAGTTTTTGAAAACTTCAGAGCAATGACTAGATTGAATGGTGCAGATGAAGGAGAGATCAAATATATGAAACATGATATATTTTCGGAATTGAACATAATATATGAGGACTCAGTGAGGTTGGTGATCAAAGGCAATTATATTGAGCTGGAAAGAATCAACACAATTATGACAGCCATTGATCTCTCAGTCAACCATTTTGAAGGTGTGATTCCGAAAGCACTAATGGATCTTGGCTCGCTTTGGCTACTCAATTTATCCCATAACAATCTCAAAGGTGATATTCCAATGGAAATGGGGCAATTGAAAATGCTTGAAGCGTTAGATCTA
This sequence is a window from Solanum dulcamara chromosome 10, daSolDulc1.2, whole genome shotgun sequence. Protein-coding genes within it:
- the LOC129871067 gene encoding receptor-like protein 6, giving the protein MVRLFFFYSLVCFVLLSQSFSSSSVHHLCSPSEAFALIQFKQTFEIISDEYSSFEFTCFPKTVSWNESTDCCTWDGVTCDMLTGHVIDLDLSCSLLNGSIHPNSSLFQLYHLQTLNLAQNNFNYSSIPNDIGRLRNLRNLNLSESHFDDNIPTEISYLSNLVSLDLSGNRCELDQKTFETLLQNFTNLEVVSLSFVNISSPIPMNLSSSLRYVDLQSTNLQGVLTENFFLLPNLERLKLDYNKLLKGDLPKLHPSNTLLELSIANTGISGELPYSIGTLNSLNHLNLHGCDFSGGIPDSIGNLTQFRQLDLGDNHFTGHIPSTISKLKKLTHLDLSSNSFGGEILNVFSNLQELAELYLSNNSFIGPFPSSILNLTYLQSLDLSSNSLSGPLPSNASKLPKLFNLNLSHNSLNGTIPSWVFNIPSLGLHHNQFSRVSDELKTNQALEFLDLSHNQLTGPFPQSLANLINLIFLDLSSNNITGDAGVEVFATMQSLDSLYLSYNPLSWRININVSKITFPSVSFLLLSSCELEDFPHFLRNLKNLQILDLSNNKIHGPVPNWFSGMKWDYLLCLNLSYNSLTGHIDQLPYHGLPYLDVKFNFLQGPLPSSICNSSLLMLDLSHNYFNDSIPSCLGSMAELKVLDLRENNFSGNLPPLCSRSTSLTTIVLNGNHFEGPVPVSLLNCTGLEVLDLGTNAITDTFPAWLGTLQHLEVLILKSNKFHGPISSCQTKFCFPKLRIFDISHNEFSGSLSAEVFENFRAMTRLNGADEGEIKYMKHDIFSELNIIYEDSVRLVIKGNYIELERINTIMTAIDLSVNHFEGVIPKALMDLGSLWLLNLSHNNLKGDIPMEMGQLKMLEALDLSWNQLTGKIPQELIRLTFLEMLNLSQNVLVGPIPQGLQFNTFENDSYGGNLDLCGPPLSKKCGTSDPSHVPQPLESEEECDSYFFSGFTWESVVIGYSFGLVVGTIVWSLMLKALDRNDLHNHSLAILINVGFLKNSAFFKDPTQCDIQLDQKTFETLLQNFTNLEVVSLSNVNISSPIPMNLSSSVRYVDLINTNLRGVPTESFCVVPNLEMLKLGYNHLLKGVLPKIHLSSTLLELRIARTGISGELPDSILTLNSLNRLDLYGCQFSGSIPDSVGNLTQIRELDFSENNFTSHIPSTSLTMLEYKSLRL